Proteins found in one Geitlerinema sp. PCC 9228 genomic segment:
- a CDS encoding HAD-IIB family hydrolase, translated as MKRRPLRLSTNNATKLAATCLLATDMDGTLTISGKLTTQVLQAFQNLQKKPIPALIVTGRSAGWVSGLTTYLPVYGAIAENGGLFYPANSHPPRFLTPIADISSHRQKLADAFAKLQARFPYLQASTDNGFRISDWTFDVQNIPPREIPNIQQFCQELGWGFTYSAVQCHIKPPQQDKATGLQCLLAVDFPDCSRDRVLTVGDSPNDESLFDPKKFPLSVGVANLLPYRDRMNHLPTYITAAAEGEGFCELVRYLLSFPSTGV; from the coding sequence ATGAAACGGCGTCCACTACGTTTATCTACCAACAATGCCACCAAACTTGCTGCTACTTGCCTGCTGGCTACCGATATGGATGGCACCCTTACCATAAGCGGCAAATTGACGACGCAGGTATTGCAAGCCTTCCAAAATTTACAAAAAAAGCCCATTCCTGCTCTTATCGTAACAGGTCGTTCGGCCGGTTGGGTGAGCGGATTGACGACCTATTTACCAGTTTACGGCGCGATCGCGGAAAATGGCGGTTTATTTTATCCCGCCAATAGCCATCCACCGCGTTTTTTAACCCCCATTGCCGATATTTCCTCCCACCGACAAAAACTTGCCGATGCCTTTGCCAAACTACAAGCGCGCTTTCCTTACCTGCAAGCATCCACCGACAACGGCTTCCGCATAAGCGATTGGACGTTTGACGTCCAAAATATTCCCCCGAGAGAAATACCGAACATCCAACAGTTTTGCCAGGAATTGGGGTGGGGATTTACGTACTCTGCGGTACAGTGCCATATCAAACCACCCCAACAAGACAAGGCAACGGGGTTGCAATGTTTGCTGGCGGTGGATTTTCCCGATTGCTCGCGCGATCGCGTTTTAACCGTCGGCGACAGTCCCAACGACGAATCCCTGTTCGACCCGAAAAAATTTCCCCTCTCTGTGGGGGTAGCCAACCTTCTCCCCTACCGCGATCGCATGAATCACCTACCCACCTACATCACCGCTGCCGCAGAAGGAGAAGGCTTTTGCGAGTTAGTACGCTATTTGCTTTCCTTTCCTTCCACCGGGGTTTAA